CTTGTCCAGGCCCATTATCAGATTCCTGAGTgaagcctacttccttgtcctggaCCAATGTCACATTCCTGCCAAGTTTCTAGAAATAGCTCCAAAAGCTCCCCATTTAtatgataaatgtgtgtgtgtgtgtgtgtgtgtgtgtgtgtgtgtgtgtgtgtgtgtttccttgtgtctgtatccacagaggccagaaaactgAAGGAAATGACTGAGACTGGAATTAGAGCAAAAGTATATTCTAAGGATGATACCTGAACTCCTTATAACAACATCCAGGGCTCTTAACTtctcagctatctctctagccagttctttaatttaaagttaattttttcaccttttaattattattattacttttgtttgtttgttttttgagacagggtttctctgtgtagttctggctgtcctggaactcactctctagaccaggttggccttgaactcaaaaatcctcctgcctctgcctcccaagtgctgggattaaaggtgtgtgccaatacTGCCCAGCTTACagtataatgtttttgttttggtttttgggtttttttggttttttgagacaggggttctctgtgtagccctggctgtcctggaactcactctgtagaccaggctagcctcagactcagaaatccgcctgcttctgcctcccaagtgctgggagtaaaggtgtgcgccaccaccgcccggccaggaaAACATATAATCTTAAAGAACAGCTGTATTTctaggagctaaaggggtttgcagtcccataggaggaacagcaatatgaaccaccagctcccagggactaaatcaccaaccacagaatacacatggagggttGTTTTTTATGGAAGTCTGTACTTGTACATCTTGGGATCACTCCTAACTTCAAGGGCATAGAACAGATCATAATTACTTGAGATAAAGTTTGAAAAATAGTCCAGCCTGCTTTCCatctgttctgctttctttccctctgatCTGCTTTCTCCGGAGATCTCCAGACAGTTCTCTCTATGTTCTGCTGGAGACGCTTTTCTGAGAAATTCTCTATTGctattctaaaacattttctggAGAGCTCATCTCCTGGAGATTCCAAGCCCAGGTTTTGATTTTACATAttaatccagtcatttactctaAGTTTCCCTTTGATTATCTTAAGAATCAGCATCACCCAAGGcccttaattcttaggagacagcaagcacacattttctttaaacattgCAAAAACattcagagatctacttgcctctgttaagcacagatgCTAAACCAGCTGGGTGGGACTTATTACTAAAATTAGCATTTCTATCACATCTGGGCATAACCCTGTTCTGTTCCAGGCTGATCCTGAATGCAGGAATTcttctgcctttgtaagcataaacataaaaatttagctggatgatatttttttctgatcaCCACTTCCTAatctatctccttccttagtatctttctgactaGTTAGCTCACAGCATAcatgcttttgttcttttaggaTTGTGAAGCCCCTCATAATTAATATTGCACCCTTAGTTTTtggaaaattatgtttttttgaaCCCATGGTTTTAGAGGTCTTTTCCACAGCCttcagggctgtcctgaaggtcccagcatttacctTTTTGCTGAGGCATTAGCCACACCTTTGTATCCTGGACttatgctgtctctgattatcatggagccATTAACATTAACAGGAAGGACATTCTAAATGGgagaaatgtaaaatatgaacattattatacaaacaagccttatgcctaATGCAAACATTGACCCTGCTGGAAGCCCACATCTACTGGCCCTGTACCAGGGGCAGAACCATGCCATTCTGTCCTCACCAAGACCATTCAGGATGTGGCACACTGTCCTACAATGGAACATGAAAAGATTATTTGTTGAATACTATCTTCTGGCAAGAACTGGCAAAATATGATGTAAAAAGGAAAGGTATATTTTAGTCATATATCTCCAGGGGCAAGATTTCATTATGATAGGAGAGATTTGGGGATAGTGTTGGGAATGTAGCTTCATGGTCCTATGTCAAGAATCAGAGATCCAATAGAAATGTATAATGGCTATAAACCTTGAGTACTTGACAGCAATccagtaatttttttcatttctaggactttgtatattttttacaGATTTATGTGTTGTCAGTTTTAAGCTTTATTACATTGCGCTCAGATTAAAGTCCCTGAACGGTGTGCAGTTGTTATTAGCCCCTGCCTTCATCCTGTGAGGTTATAACCTGAGGTACAGTTGCAGAAGCTGCAAAGGCCACTGGACATccttttctgcctcagcctgtgaCCATTGTGAAGTACCTCAGCAGGAACTGCCATGGCTATAGCACTCAACCTTCAGACTCTGCCTGCCACCAACACAGGTGCTACAATGGGAGCAGAATGTCCTTTCCATACTTCCTCAAGAGCTCCATGACTGTGCCATAGAACCTAAGCCAGAGCAACCTGTGGTCTGAAAGGCTTCCCCTTCCTGATCAATGGATCATATGTATAAAAAACCAgggtgaaacaaacaaacaaacaaaaacaccaaaaaccaaaaaaatgactAACTACTGAGCAAGAAAATCCACCAATTTCTGAACAGAAAAACCATCAATCtctgacctctggaagatcaggaCATGAAATTCCAGCAATCCTCACCTTGGAAATGTTCACCCTTAGaactaagaaataaatctttcctgCTGTTTAATTTGCTGTTGCTTGTTTGTGCGTGGAGCAGAGATCACCCATCTCCTGGAGGTTTCCTTCCCCCAAAATATATGTGAGGTTTTGCTTTATACATTTggttagaaacacacacacacacacacacacacacacacacacacatgcacgcgcgcgctcgcacaaacaaacacaagagagagacagagacagagacacagagacaaaaagacagagagagatcatatttcttgctctttctccttctggaAACATCTAGATGTCCCTCCAAATCCATTTTATCTTGTCTCCACACAATCTGAAACATTCTTTTTGGCATGAGACTAAAACATCAGAGGAGGAACCCCAATATTTCCAGCAAACCCCTCATAGCATGAGCCTAAATATAGTTCTCCCTTCAGGTGCCTGTTTTCAGGGTGCTGGTCTCAGTGAAATGAACAGTAACAGATAGAGCCCCTAGGGACTAAGAAGTGAGAAAAGCCACTGTGCATTGTGCCAGCTCTGAGTGGTCACTAATGCTCTGATGTCACAGAGAGCCATTGTGAGGAATGACCAACAGCTTATATAATACAGCTTATATAATAACAGTCTGGGCTGTCTTGTGTCCTTTAGTGCAGAGAGCTGTAAGACTTGGCGGTTGGTTGTTGGATTGAACTTGGCGGTAGGTGGTTGGGCCAAATTTGGACTTTGGTGATTGATTGGATTTTGACATTGAGCATCAGATACACTTCCACAGAGTGAATTCTTTCCTGCTATTTTTTTAACCATGAGCTCAgaggtttggttttctgtttatgTGACTTTATTCATTTGTGGGCTTTGTTTATAGCTTTGactacttggtttttgtttgtttaggttttttcatttttctttgtggattaatatccatccattttctttcctcctttccttctttccttcttttcttccttcttcctctttttctctttccttctttaatttggtttgcttttcttGGTCTTtggagactgggtttctttgtgtggccttgGCCaacctggaactttctctgtagcctCAAACCACGgtcacctcaaactcagagatttgacTGTCTTATCTCCTGAGGACTTAGGTGAAGTGTGGGGAGAAACCTGAATGGAGTCCATGCCTGGCCaacattcatatttctttttcttcttctcctttgacTTTGTCACTTTCTGTTACATTCTATCTCATCCTGCCTCATATCCTCCAGTCTCCTCATAGTTCCTCTTTCCTTTAGTCCAGCCTCAAACCACCATGATCCTGCATATGAGGAGAAAATTATGGCATTTGTCTCTGTTGGGCTATGTTATTCTGTATAACACAGAGACTTCAAAGTACAtccatttccagaaaaaaaatgacaaattttcATTCTTATTCATAGGTGCAGTGTGGTTTCCCCCCAATTCTGTGTATATATTGTCTTTATCTATTGGGGCAGGTTGCATCCCATGCATTTCTGGGTAAAACTCTCTTAATGTTCAACTGTGGCCTTTAACTCAGTGCTTTCGTTTCATAATGGATACCTTAGGTAATCTTGTCAATGTTCTGTCCTTTGAAATGTGGATTCATGTTTTCCTGACTAAAATGCTGTCTTCCAttgtccttgattttttttttctgttctgagccttcttccttctttccatccactGTGTTCATCTTTGCTTTGTTCTGGTTTTCCTGTGCCCTCGAGGCATAGCCAGACTTGTCTGTGGAGGTATCTCTGACTTTTAATCTCAGAGTATCTAGCAGTAAGCTTTCTTAGAAGTAATTctaatttgttttctctgttatCTTTACTTGCTGTAGCTCCTGGTGACTCTGACTAGGAGAAGGGTAGTGTGACGATGACGAGGGAGCTCGAGGCCAGTTGCCATGAAAGGGAACACCCTGGCAAAGGATTACTACATGCTGGGCACCCTAGATGAAGGATCCTTTGCAAAAGTCAAGGTGGCTATCCACCTTACGACCCAGACCATGGTGGCCATCAAGATATTGAAAAGGGGCACAAATACAGACTTCCTGGTCATTTCTGAGATCGAAATCATGAAGTCTCTATATCACCGTCATATAATACAACTTCTACAAGTTTTTGAAACCAAGCACAAAACCTACCTGGTGATGGAATATGCATCCCGGGGATCCCTACTGAGATACATCAAAAAGTGTGGGCATTTGGGTGAGGAAGAAGCAAGTACCATATTTACGGAACTCTCTCTGGCTGTCAACTATATCCACAGTCAGAATATTGTCCACCGAGACATCAAGGCAGAGAACATCCTATTGGATTGGGAGGGGCATGTGAAACTAACTGACTTTGGTTTAGGCAAAAGACTGGCCTCTGGGGAAAAGTTCAAGGGATTTTGTGGCACAGCACAATATTGTGCTCCTGAAGTGTTTGATCACACACAATATGATGGCCTTCCAACTGACATATGGAGTCTTGGCGTCGTATTATACTATTTAGTTGTTGGCCACCTTCCCTTCCAAGAGACAGTGCACTCCAAGATAAAGTACCTGATCCTATCCCAGAGCTGTTGGATTCCGTATCGCCTGTCCCCAGAGCTTCGATACCTATTGAAGAGATTAATGACTATAGACCCCATAATGAGGCCATCCATCAAAGAAATATTAGCAGACCCATGGCTGCATCATGATCAAGACACATTGATATCCTCAGAGGAAATCCCTAGAGAACCAGAGCCCAACAttgcttttgaaatgtttttgatGGGGTATAACATTCAAGAGCTCAGGGATGCTTTGAGGGGAAGGAAGTATAGTCATGCCATGGCAACCTACTTAATAATCAAAAAGAAGTCTACCTGGCAGCCCCACTTTTATCATGAGGGAGGGCAGGGTGGTACACAGGACCCTACAAAAGCTCCCAACCTTCCTTGGCCTTTAAGGAGGGTAAGAAGTGCTCCTAGCCTTCCCACCTTCACTTTGACCGACCTCTCTGAGCTGCCTGGAGATGGGAGGAAAGGCTCTAAGAGGTGGCACAGTGTGCCTTCCACCCTTTCTTCCCTTAAAAGTAGCTTTCCGGAAAACACCTCCCCACTACAGGGGCTTACGCCTAATGTTGGGAAGAGCAcaagcagagagaagcagggtAGCATCAATTTCACAACTTCAtcatcaataaaaagaaagtcaATAGCAACAGTAACGTCATCTTCAGGAGCCACATGCTCACTGTTCACATCCTCACAATCCTCAACCTTTGAAAACACACAAGATGTGGCCAATGAAAGCTCCGAGTCTACAGACACAAGTAGCAGTACATCATCCTGGGAGTCCAGAACTAGCAGCTCCTTCCCCTGTGAGGAGCTCCAAGAAGAGAATACAGGCACCGTATGCTTAAAAGACAGCAGCTCATCCTCCAGGGAAACTTACTATCAGGAACAAATCCGAAGGCTGTCCCAGGGTGTGCCCACAGTCCCACCGAGAAGGTGGGGCTGGAATGGCCTGAAGAAGAGGATTGCCAAAGCCTTAAGGAGCTTGTGTTGCTGCCTCCCAGTGACAAATAACAAAATCGTGCCAGCCAATGAAGAGTGCTTCAGAGACACAGGCAAAACCAAGTAGGTAGTGTGTGCTGGGAAAGGATACACTCTCTAGTTCCCTCTTCCCTTACCATATTCCAGCAGGCACATTGAGAGGATTGGTGCCATTGGATCTCTCATGCCAGAGAGAAAATCCCATCCTGTCCTCCTCCTATGAGGAGTTCTCTAAATCTTGAGCTACATGTAGGCAGCAGAGGATAGTGGCCCAATGCTAGGCCAGGATGCTGGAGAAGGTTGGTGAAGGCATCAATGGAGCCCTGGGGAGGAATCAGCCTGAGGTCCCATGTCAGCGCAGAGCCAGCACAGCCAAGCATAAGTCCTGCAGATTTCTACTAACATTTCTTGTGTCTCTTTCAAGTGCTGTCAAAATCCCTGGACAATACCAGAGATTGGAGAGGAGCCTACTAAGGATGCAGACAGGAGCAGGGAAGAGAGAGCCACGTAGGAATTTCAGGTGGCTGTGTGCTACTAGGAAGCTCTGTCTATATCAcaggctgaaattacaggcaaaATATTGTTTTTCCCTGAAGTCTGAAGAACATTCTCGGAAGAAGATCTGAGTGGTGTTCCCTTTACCCATCCCCTGTAGggaattccacactgggcagcaGTCCCAGAATCGTCGTGGCCCCATGCATTAATCTTCACAGAACTCAGACGTCCCTGGAAGAAACATCCATGGAGTGCTGGCAATTACCAAGGAAACTGAGAAGAAACACTAGACTTCAAAGAACCTTCATGCATCCTGAAATGTCACCTCAGCTGCTTGTCTCCAGATGCACTTGTGAGCTGAGGAGACAGTGGtcctggaggcagaagaaggaacTCAGAGGACCTGACCTGTTGGATGTCTCCAAGAGGTATATATGTTACCAGATTAGAGGCAGCAACAGAATAGAGAAGCAGTGAGGATGCATCTGGAGTCCTGAAGTGAAAACAGAGGGCGCAGAGAAGGCTCAGCTCCACAGTTCTGCTGCAGGCCTCCATAGTATCCTGGCTACTGCTCACACACACTGAGAGGTATCCTGAAACCCTTACAAAGCTACCAACTCTAGTCTCTGATTGTGCACATTAAATTCAAACTTGAGTCATTTGAAGGGTATTCTTTATATCTGGttgaacacacaacacacacacacacacacacacacatgcatagtcaATACTAATGAGTTTTTCTTGAAGAAGAAAGAACCCACATTCCAAACAAGGTTATTTCATAATTGAGTGACTGTCTTCTTGAAACATTCCTCCAAATCAGTATTGTCTTGTTTCCACTCCCTTCTGACAAAGTAACTCACTATTCTGCTTTCTAGGACTCATGACAAGCCAGGATGGGCCTTGTTCCCCACTTTGGCCCAGGGTACCCAGCCATGTGCAAAGTGATGCTTACCTTTGGATTGTCTTTTGAGGAGATCCAAAGTGAGATCTGAAGTTCTTGAATCCAGAGAAGGTGCTGGTAGGAAATATTGCAGTGGTAGGCAAGGGAAATGTTAATGATAAAACAGATGAGATCCACTGATATGACAAGTGTGGGGTTTCCTCTGGGTGATCCATGGTGACTTGCCCCTCTCTCACTTAGTAGAAAGACCCAGAGATACTCAAATGAGTTAAGGAAGAACTCGATTCCTCTATCCCCTGACCCAACTTTCTATTGCAAACTACTTGGTGTATATTGATCAGTTTTACCATAGAACTGGCTCCTGGCATGGTCATGTCCTTGCTACCTCTGCCatgcctcctcctgctgctgctgctgcagctgctgctgcttctgttgctGCTACTAACTGCAGAAAACACCAGTAATATCACTCAACACAAAAAAGTCTTGCATTCAGCCTCACCTGCAGGGACCTGGGAAAGGGCCTCCTCTTTGAGCATAGAAAACCTGGGTGGAAGAGAGGCACACAGGTGATGCTTCCTGGCTCAGGCCATTGGGAAGGGGTTGTTATTCACAATTGGACTTTTTGTAATTCTTACCAAATCCCTCTTTATTCAGGTCTTCTTGATAGAAGAGGCTCCTGTTGATTGATACAAAGGTAGGGCAAAGCCAGACCCACAAGTGGGTAGGctaagaacaagaaaagaaagatgtgttCTGATTCCATGAACACACCACACATTATCTTGACCAGGGTTGTGAGAGAACACTATGTGAGGCAGCTTGAAGAACATCCTCACTGGGAACAGttcctttttgttctttcaagGGCCAAGTGACCAGGGTAAGGTGCTTCTCAAGTCCCCTCTATCCATCACCTCCACTCTTGTGTGCATGGGACAAGGAGAAATAACTGGGGACTCTTTGTGTTAGCACTACCCACAGCAGTAACATCAACACATGCTTTCAGAACTGATCaattttcagaggacccagagtTTGAAAGCTGTGTGGTTGTTGATTTTAGGCATTGTGTGTCTAGGTGAAGATCAGCCACCTGAGATGTTAACAGGGAACTGGGCACCATACTATGAGAACAACAGAAGTGTTACCAAGAAGACCCACACAGCCACCTGTAATAAACATCTGTTTCTGAAAATGAAGGACAATTATTTTTTTgtgctctctttttttcttttcttctttgttgattTAAGTTTgattgcattatggtgagaaaagaaaCATCATTTCGGTTTATCTGAatgttgttaacatttaaaaacatattttaagtaaatggaattacatcacattcttctttcctttttgtatcccaactcctcccagagaccccccttcaatacctgcaatacctttcatttttttattttgtcatattctttaaaatttataaaatattgtaacaatgaaaatgagtattataaagttgtttgatataaaacaacaatcagttgaacattcttatgtagatgcttgtctacagcaatattaaaaatgtttttctcaatataaattttaaataactccagaaTATTAACtgtataacttaaaataatacatcactactagtattttcttaaatgaacacaaatatataaagtctttttgttggtttgtttggtttgtatttagtagagcttaaaatcttggctcttacagtgGTACGagcccaaaataaaaagaatttctattgttgtttttttttgtttgtttatttgtttgtttttttgagacaggatttctctgtatagccctggctgtcctggaactcactccgtaggccaagcttgctttgaactcagaaatctgcctgcctctgcctcccaagtgctgggattaaaggcgtgcactaccactgcccgtaaaaagaatttttagacattggcagttcattgtaataaggctgtacttcaatgaccctcacatcaccaaaggattttacctccatcgtagctaagctaagagttgacagttctgttgcgccaaggaatgaattgtaggcagcatttttagatacagattttctactatggtcaaagctatttgactcgagtgattgtcttcattctcagcccacagagaacaggttacatgcatttaagaaatggtgtgtgtattaagatggtctatccctgaagtcattcaccaactgtttcaatgaacaattgttCTGCTTGAAGAGTGGCAcagagacattaggtgagggtaagaatcgggttcactggctgtgatgattttgaaaagcattcatctcagaaagagtaacttataaagtcctcttcttcaaaattgatacaatagttacaaacatcaggcaaagcattcagtctcactctttgctgttctcttacaaaccacctcctaagttaattgtctatgtttcttttggctgtataaataattttgaaatatgtaagcctttctgaaaacaaaaaatttttattgTCTTCTTCAGATGCCCAGTGCCACTACTATTTCTTGATACATCATCTCATCAAACTAGTAGACTTAGTGAACAGAACCTGGATAATTGATGATAATCCACCACATTCATAGCCTGCAGTACATCTCTGACTTCTTGTTATACACTGGCTCATTTCCATCCTTAAGCCAACATCATTTTAGCATCTCATGTTAGGTTCCTCTATCCAATATTTTCCTCCTTTTGTGGCTTCCTCTGCTCAGCCTATTACCCTCTCATTTTACCTATCTTGACATAAATGTAAGGGTCTGTTGGCCCTTTCTTTCTGAAGTAGGTTGCTAATgggaagctcaggctggccagtAGTAActcatatttttttctagatCCTGTGTGCTATGGTGACAGGTGTGTTCCTCTTGCATTTTTAAGCcttatttgtaaaatgctttctcaacatgtTTTTTGAGCAATCATTTCATGGGTTCACACCCTTATCATAAGTACAGGTGTTGACACCTTTGCAAACATATACTATAACTAGAATTTTTCTGTACTTGTTTTTACATGCCTGTTTACTTCAGTCCCTTAAAGAGTTGATGGCTTGAAGATTTTTTAGGAGCCATCATGGTTGTGGAGGAACTTTCTTCCAGTGTCTGTCTTACACCCAGTCTGTGTGTCTCCCTCTGGAACAATAGACAGGAATCCTGTTGTGAAATTATCCTCCACAGTGATCTCAATAAGCATGACACTTTTATTCAGAGGCCTCTCTATGCACTCCAGTTAAGGGTATGCAGCCTGGGGATGGTTGGATGGAATGTTCATTCATAAGATGACAGTGTTGTAAGGGTCTTGGGTGAATGTAGTATGTTCATCTAGGGAGTATGCCCATGGGAATGGACAAATAATTGTATTTCCTAGCCATAGGTCTAGGCAGAAAATCCAAAagctgcaggcagagagaggtgggccACTGTTGTAGGGGAATATGTGGTATAACAAGAGACTGAAACTTTATTTGAACAAATAGTCCCCATAGGTTCATGGAAAGGGCTGCCGACAGAAACGGGTGTCCTGTTCCCTCCCATGAGATCTTTAATATACTCTAGAACCTCTGTTCCTGCTGTACATGACAATGCCCCAGGGGTACTGAACCTTCCCTAAAGGGAAGAAGTTTGAGCTCTCCGGATAATACTAATGTCATATGAAATCACTGATTCATTGGTGTCATTTTTGATAGAAGTCTGACATTTAGGCATCATGTAGCTGTCATTCAGGGTATTAGACCTGTCTTGGGGTAAGGTCAGTTTGTGGGTTTGCTGGGTAGTATGCTTAAAATTGTCAAAAATGTGATAGTGCCCCATAGACACTGATCTGCTTTGTGCACAGCCTAAGATCCAGTCCCATGGAATTGTGTCTTCTCTGAGGTCAGTTAGGAAATAGGCTGTAGATACATTATCCAACATGGGGGTATAATATGGTGGTCCCTGGTCATTGCTCCCTCCTGGAACATGCCATTTCTTTGACTCTCCTAGGTGCTGTCCTATTATGGTGTCACTCTGCAGTCCCAACCCTGGTCACTGCTTCCACCTTAGACAGTGTGTAGCTACTTGGGCATAGGTCATGCCTTATAATAAAAGTAGGCTGATTCCTATGGGCACTGGATACTCAAGAGGTCATTGCATGGCCTCCTGGTTACTGATATTATAAAGTAGCCATTAGTTAGTTTATCCTGGATGCTACTTGCCAGTCCTGGTGCAATATATGGGCTCTGCCCCATGAGTTTTGGCTGACCAAATAGACTTGAGCTGCACTGAGGCATTCAACATTTAGGATACAAagcagctgtgtgtgtatgtgtgtgtgtgtgtgagtgtgtgtgtgtgtgtgtgtgtgtgtctgtgtgtgtctgtgtgtgtaatttaCTCAGATCCTGGGTGTTGGGTTTGTCCTATAGTCTGCCTTTTGTAGCCTAGATACTAGTCTTGCCCTAGTACCAGCATGTAGCAAATCTGGGTCTTGAGACTTTCTCAACACCAGCATGATGTTGGGGCACTCAGATCTGGGCCTTGCTTCCATTTAGCAGGTGAGCATCCCCTGGTCACTGGGCTTTCCTGTGGAGCTGTATGCAAGATGTCCTCTTAGGTACTGgagacctggtgtgtgtgtgggggggagtttGGTTCAAATGTGTTTAAGTTCCCTTGGTTTTTCTCCTTTGCAAttgtttatttcctgtgtttcctttggTGTAGTTAAACTGCTtggattggagttttccttctagtatcttctctGGACTTGATTTGTAGATATTATTTAATACCCTTTTCTACAGAATATCTTATCTTCTCCATCTCTGTTGATTGAGAGATTTGCTAGATATCATAGTCTGGAATGACATTTCTGGTCTGTAAGTCAGCTTTCTAAGTCTTTCTGGGTATTAGAGTATCCGCTGAGAATTCTGGTGCAATTTAAACAGGTCTGCTTTCATGTGTaactttccccctttccctttcagATTTAAG
The nucleotide sequence above comes from Mastomys coucha isolate ucsf_1 unplaced genomic scaffold, UCSF_Mcou_1 pScaffold15, whole genome shotgun sequence. Encoded proteins:
- the LOC116092436 gene encoding LOW QUALITY PROTEIN: sperm motility kinase X-like (The sequence of the model RefSeq protein was modified relative to this genomic sequence to represent the inferred CDS: deleted 2 bases in 1 codon), with amino-acid sequence MKGNTLAKDYYMLGTLDEGSFAKVKVAIHLTTQTMVAIKILKRGTNTDFLVISEIEIMKSLYHRHIIQLLQVFETKHKTYLVMEYASRGSLLRYIKKCGHLGEEEASTIFTELSLAVNYIHSQNIVHRDIKAENILLDWEGHVKLTDFGLGKRLASGEKFKGFCGTAQYCAPEVFDHTQYDGLPTDIWSLGVVLYYLCWPPSLPRDSALQDKVPDPIPELLDSVSPVPRASIPIEEINDYRPHNEAIHQRNISRPMAAS